Proteins co-encoded in one Brassica oleracea var. oleracea cultivar TO1000 chromosome C4, BOL, whole genome shotgun sequence genomic window:
- the LOC106338293 gene encoding uncharacterized protein LOC106338293 produces the protein MAVSKKWASTISVVASSLFAFIIVFQIPLFRVACRNKTCESPLEVISSQLVGSEFVPPPLVKTLLYPGATAMSLLRGSPLPSYHNLFHFYHFDQLSRPSSSLSTDDIRHLEVFAGCCLCLLGALLSIIKPRRLTFIGTLLIYWGLLRDILLFNSSARVEEFPKVNITETTCLIVLNHSPW, from the exons ATGGCGGTTTCGAAGAAATGGGCATCGACAATCTCCGTCGTCGCTTCATCTCTGTTTGCATTCATCATCGTCTTCCAGATTCCTCTCTTCCG AGTAGCGTGCAGGAACAAGACCTGCGAATCACCACTGGAGGTTATATCCTCTCAGTTGGTTGGAAGCGAATTCGTTCCTCCACCACTTGTCAAGACTCTCCTTTATCCTGGTGCCACTGCCATGTCCCTTCTCCGTGGCTCTCCACTCCCAAGCTACCACAACTTGTTCCACTTTTACCATTTCGACCAGCTCAGTAGACCCTCCTCCTCTCTTTCAACCGATGATATCCGCCATCTAGAG GTGTTTGCTGGGTGCTGTTTATGTCTGCTAGGTGCTTTACTCAGCATCATCAAACCCAGAAGACTAACCTTCATTGGCACGCTCTTGATCTATTGGGGTCTTCTCAGAGACATTCTCCTATTCAACTCCTCTGCTCGT GTAGAGGAGTTCCCAAAGGTTAACATAACGGAAACTACATGTTTGATTGTTCTCAATCATTCACCATGGTAG